TGAAATACCGTCGATATAAACGGTATATTCTTTCATTTCAGGAAAAAGCGATACCGGATCTACGTGTTCCGCCCCGAAAGTAAGGTTAGAATAAATCTGGTCATACATCAGGTACAACGGCTTTTCACCTTCGCTTCTCTGTTTGTTCTCTGCTATAACCAGCTCACAGATTTCTGACAGCTGTTCTTTGGTAAACATGGTGCCGGTAGGGTTTAACGGTGAGCAGAGTGCCAACAGGACGGCTCCTGATAAATGAGGCTTCAGATCATCAGCTGTAGGAAGGAAATTATTTTCAGGTGCTGTTTTCACTTCTACAGCATCAGCAGAAGTAAGGTATGCGTAATGGTTGTTATTCCATGAAGGGACAGGATAAATCACTTTATCGCCTTCGTCTACAATGGTCTTATAAACTGCATAGATCAGAGGTCTTGAACCGGCTGTAATTAAAATATCATTGGCTGAATATTCTAAATTCCATCTTGTTTTCAGGTCTTTTGACACTTCTGTTCTCAAAGATAAAAGTCCGTTAGCCGGCGGATAATTCGTCAGATTATTCTGATACGCTTTCTGAATCTCTTCCTTTAACTTTGCAGGAATAGGATAAATATTAGAATTCAGATCACCGATGGTAAGGTTTGCTATTTCTGCTCCTTTTGCCTTTAAATCATTTACTTCGTTACCAATTTTTACAATTTCAGAACCAATCAGGTTCGCCGCTAATTTTGAAACTTTCACTTTACTTTTATTTATTGTTACTTTATTACTGTTATAAATTATAAGCTATTAATTTAATTTCAGGTCGTTTTTTACCTGATTAATTTTCTCTTCCAAAGAGACTAATTTGTCTTTAAAGTCTGATTCGGAAGCAACAGAATCTTTTACTGAAATATAGAACTTGATTTTCGGTTCTGTCCCGGAAGGCCTTACGCAAACTTTTGTGCCGTCCTGCGTATAATAGATCAGGACATTTGATTTAGGAATGTCATTCATTACCAGTCTTTCATTCTTTGAAACCACAAAATTGGTCTGTTCCTTGAAATCCTTCACTTCTTCCACCGGAGAACCGGCCAGATGTTTCGGAGGGTTTTCGCGGAAGTCCTTCATCATATTCAAAATCTCTTCTGCCCCGTCTTTTCCTTTTCTTACCAGGTTGACCAGTCCTTCATAATACATTCCGGTTTCCTGGTAAATCTCAATCAGATACTGGTACATAGTCCTTCCGTTGGCTTTGCACCATGCTGCAATTTCACATGCCAGTACAATGCTTCCGCATGAGTCTTTATCACGTACGAAATCCCCGGTCATAAATCCGAAGCTTTCTTCTCCGCCGCAGACAAACTGTTCTTTTCCTTCCGCCTCGCGGATCATCTTGCCGATCCATTTGAAACCTGTCAATCCGGCCTTGCACTGCACTCCGAATTTCTGGGCAATATCAAAGAAAATATC
The sequence above is a segment of the Chryseobacterium sp. JJR-5R genome. Coding sequences within it:
- a CDS encoding pyridoxal phosphate-dependent aminotransferase, translated to MKVSKLAANLIGSEIVKIGNEVNDLKAKGAEIANLTIGDLNSNIYPIPAKLKEEIQKAYQNNLTNYPPANGLLSLRTEVSKDLKTRWNLEYSANDILITAGSRPLIYAVYKTIVDEGDKVIYPVPSWNNNHYAYLTSADAVEVKTAPENNFLPTADDLKPHLSGAVLLALCSPLNPTGTMFTKEQLSEICELVIAENKQRSEGEKPLYLMYDQIYSNLTFGAEHVDPVSLFPEMKEYTVYIDGISKCLAATGVRVGWGFGPAHIMDKMKALLTHVGAWAPKPEQEATAKYFQNPDDVNTFVEDFKGKLEASLKVLHAGIQDLKGKGFAADSIEPMGALYLTIKLDYIGKTKPDGSLIENSSDLVFYLINDAGVALVPFSAFGEEKSEPWFRASVGGLATEEISGMMPKLEKALNALK